A window of bacterium contains these coding sequences:
- a CDS encoding class I SAM-dependent methyltransferase, which yields MKNKGTKTFAQIMIERARTLYQEPDILAHFSNPDRNINRKGLCGWELSLCKEYIQENGHILVAGCAGGQESFAFLRAGYQVTGVDIVPEFIEAARKQAHKKGFKDRARFELVNDFHWPVRDSACDAVSMLANFLTYLPSRDIRKTVFKECFRVLKPGGVVMMQGADRTHPNINLKRPKWEPKRIENLKKKQEWNLMKEKGVEVKLYHPCKGDVNAKTLVPNYSVDPREIWEEVEKCNLRIIRFQGEQNPESRFAFVTLVAVKD from the coding sequence ATGAAAAACAAGGGAACTAAAACATTTGCTCAGATAATGATAGAAAGAGCCAGAACTCTGTATCAAGAACCTGATATTCTGGCACATTTTTCCAACCCGGACAGGAATATTAACAGAAAAGGGCTTTGTGGTTGGGAGTTATCACTTTGTAAGGAATATATTCAGGAAAACGGACATATTCTTGTTGCCGGCTGTGCCGGAGGGCAGGAATCTTTTGCTTTTCTCAGAGCCGGCTATCAGGTGACAGGTGTAGACATCGTTCCTGAGTTTATAGAAGCTGCACGAAAGCAAGCTCATAAAAAAGGCTTCAAAGACAGGGCAAGATTTGAATTGGTGAATGACTTTCACTGGCCTGTTAGAGATAGTGCGTGTGATGCTGTATCTATGTTAGCTAACTTTCTAACGTATTTGCCATCACGTGACATCAGAAAAACAGTATTTAAAGAATGCTTTCGAGTTTTGAAACCGGGTGGTGTTGTTATGATGCAAGGAGCGGATAGGACACATCCAAATATAAATCTTAAAAGACCCAAATGGGAACCAAAGCGTATAGAAAATCTAAAAAAGAAACAAGAATGGAACCTTATGAAAGAAAAAGGCGTGGAGGTAAAACTTTACCATCCTTGCAAGGGAGATGTTAATGCGAAGACTTTGGTCCCAAATTATTCAGTAGACCCACGAGAAATTTGGGAAGAAGTTGAAAAATGTAATTTGCGTATCATACGGTTTCAGGGAGAACAGAATCCTGAATCACGATTTGCGTTTGTTACTCTGGTAGCCGTGAAAGATTGA